The following are encoded in a window of Heliangelus exortis chromosome 9, bHelExo1.hap1, whole genome shotgun sequence genomic DNA:
- the SPHKAP gene encoding A-kinase anchor protein SPHKAP isoform X2: MHEVPEHQSSSTDSSASSLGSSVTACKKILCSNSLLGSTDYWLQNQRTPCQIGFLEDKSESNCASVCFVNLDANSDDCSDEQVKQRLISVSPNLPKLISSINVQPPKENEIVLLSGLASGNLQAEYEVPQCPWLADVCLVQCARGDRKNSASCIIFEINKFLIGLELVQERQLQIEAHVLKPEDDTNCSVSSIEEDFLTASEHLEDDNEADEYKPGHDKLSVSEASSDVKKNKGKGFENLHYRKSRLPIILEGNCINEDNAATRISEAVNVMAEDGTLQPADMSDQEILMQKDLDGRATSSLITTNLMSEVENSCSAHGLEDVSLTEMAKEELVPLYVQETAKQSSKAAGEDSAGIGQTDPPLQNEQATTGEYATNLAESVLQDAFIRLSQSQPTFREEAAVSISVGSSCKPEDGSATRSWNELPKIVIVQSPDSSENVADWPGSAFPSLCHWTESESSAEVSDYLEEEHSNGHGQSALEVALACAATVIGTISSPQAAEKFRRDQEATDSKSGGVGRDELHPESPQVMDGSADTEYSFPSALCGMTQVASAVAICGLGDTKEEKYPAASSGLLSAAQTSAAITLHCSIAIGSSMEKLNHSIAEALLKEASIILTRPNTYKNVGHFMESINGKIIETTARPQVPHTEEVVRDELAQNLSNIILRHSIEEVRKRRLLHPRAEHSSTAKDIFTETANELLFNIIYFTCKKMNDIRQVEECSPLFSEDTNADKVTREATQAAAYETPQSPLDHFAVQPLSTPYSSSGGEDLGSDTNTRKCNVKDANSKTSATLNSEPTSRSTGPNTLAAKTSPKKRYLKRTARDCYKFPNQSNNHHQKKDCRSFSDRENTFANNECRHGVQEQLSSSATMNAEDEVKAKSDTVLNNDVQVSLSLLGNHVLLPSQPMLQVKHSRGKYCITDYAEELAETVVSMATEIAAICLENSNGKQPWFCAWKRGNEYLVTQSLSCRSMKRKKETHANGSVVRKHRAPRLSEIKRKTDEHPELKERLMNRVVDESISLEDTPDSVNIFANEVAAKIMNLTELSVVDGIWQGPNHPRTRLHCERWSRAKASSCESIPEEDLDSKASFNTLGLMNTFGQSVSQTSSVSKQSSCESITDEFSRFMVNQMENEGRGFDLLLDYYAEKNANNILTSALQQVAKKNGHLNVRPSCPSKQSSTESITEEFYRYMLREIEKENKENISSPLNSKDWCGSLLPPSLRSPFCFRQSSMPDSRSSGSRLTVSVPVKANSLDGFAHHHQDSLSLQPVNTVASAGLCKSDSCLYQRCKTDQITDMLIHETWASSIKSLMCKNKIIADEEEAAELDQFPSDSSPQVEQYANRLAANIVETGKNLIGVQQDSCDYTSQEHVLESKHPQSAAPSRSKLKRDAIHLDEKKERIKSPGCLPAGQHREVPLIQIETDQRDEPDKASESPASWHPARKEDQSQEKPIEALDEKDTGSSSLKNSNSPQSRTDAEILGETKTAEEFPNHLSSSEESTGSWSQLANDEDNPDDTSSYLQLSERSLSNGNSSTTSSLGIMDLEIYQENVPSSLMTNELVEEKVFLKEQTENTEESTCGLSVGTANCQKDLLVINFDLEPECPDVELRATLQWIAASELGIPTIYFKKSQENRIEKFLDVVQLVQRKCWKVGDIFHAVVQYCKLSEEGREMPPSLFDWLLELG; encoded by the exons ATCCTCTGCAGTAACAGTTTGCTAGGATCAACAGACTACTGGCTACAGAATCAGAGGACACCATGCCAAATTGGCTTTCTGGAAGACAAGTCAGAAAGCAACTGTGCCTCA GTTTGTTTTGTGAATTTAGATGCAAACAGCGATGATTGCAGCGATGAGCAAGTGAAACAG AGGCTGATCAGCGTCTCTCCAAATCTCCCCAAACTTATCAGCTCAATCAATGTACAGCCaccaaaggaaaatgaaatagtCCTGCTGAGTGGATTAGCATCAGGAAACCTTCAGGCTGAATATGAAGTTCCCCAG TGTCCTTGGCTGGCAGATGTCTGCTTGGTTCAGTGTGCAAGGGGGGACAGGAAAAACAGTGCAAGCTGCATcatttttgaaataaacaagTTTCTGATTGGACTTGAGCTCGTTCAGGAGAGACAGCTGCAGATAGAAGCTCATGTCTTAAAGCCTGAGGATGACACAAACTGCTCAGTGTCCTCAATAGAAGAAGATTTCCTCACAGCATCTGAACACCTCGAGGATGACAACGAGGCTGATGAATATAAACCTG GTCATGACAAACTAAGCGTTTCAGAAGCATCTTCAGAtgtcaaaaaaaataaaggaaagggATTTGAAAATCTTCACTACAGAAAATCCAGGTTGCCAATCATTCTTGAAGGGAACTGCATTAATGAAGATAATGCAGCTACTAGAATCTCTGAAGCTGTGAATGTTATGGCTGAAGATGGCACCTTACAACCTGCAGATATGTCAGACCAGGAAATACTGATGCAAAAAGATTTAGATGGAAGAGCTACTTCATCCCTTATTACTACCAATTTGATGAGTGAGGTTGAAAATTCCTGCTCAGCACATGGGTTAGAAGATGTATCTTTAACTGAAATGGCTAAAGAGGAGCTGGTGCCTCTCTATGTCcaggaaacagcaaaacagagcAGTAAGGCAGCTGGAGAGGATTCTGCAGGTATTGGGCAAACTGATCCTCCTTTGCAAAATGAGCAGGCAACTACAGGTGAGTATGCTACAAACTTGGCAGAATCTGTTCTGCAAGATGCATTCATCAGACTGTCACAGTCCCAGCCCACTTTTAGAGAGGAGGCTGCAGTCAGCATCTCTGTAGGAAGCTCCTGCAAGCCAGAAGATGGATCTGCTACCCGATCGTGGAATGAACTTCCCAAGATTGTCATCGTGCAAAGCCCAGACAGCTCTGAAAATGTGGCTGACTGGCCAGGGtctgccttccccagcctgtgccACTGGACTGAATCAGAAAGTTCTGCTGAAGTTTCAGATTACTTGGAGGAAGAACATTCAAATGGACACGGCCAGAGTGCTCTGGAAGTGGCTCTAGCCTGTGCAGCCACTGTTATTGGGACCATTTCCAGTCCCCAGGCTGCGGAAAAATTCAGACGGGATCAAGAAGCCACGGACTCTAAAAGTGGAGGAGTTGGTAGAGACGAGCTACACCCAGAATCTCCACAGGTAATGGATGGCTCTGCTGATACAGAATATTCCTTTCCATCTGCACTGTGTGGAATGACTCAAGTAGCAAGTGCCGTGGCCATCTGTGGTCTGGGGGACACAAAGGAAGAGAAGTACCCTGCAGCTTCAAGTGGCCTCCTGTCTGCTGCTCAGACCTCTGCAGCCATCACTCTTCATTGCAGCATAGCTATAGGAAGCAGCATGGAGAAGCTCAACCACAGCATTGCAGAGGCACTTCTCAAAGAGGCATCGATCATTTTGACAAGACCCAACACGTACAAAAACGTCGGGCATTTTATGGAATCcataaatggaaaaattattgaAACAACAGCAAGGCCACAGGTTCCACACACTGAGGAAGTAGTCAGGGATGAACTTGCACAGAACCTGTCCAATATTATCCTACGCCATTCTATTGAAGAGGTCAGGAAGAGGAGACTGCTACACCCCCGTGCAGAACACAGCTCAACTGCAAAAGACATTTTCACAGAGACTGCAAATGAGTTACTTTTCAACATTATATATTTCACTTGCAAGAAGATGAATGACATAAGACAAGTTGAAGAGtgttctcctctcttttctgagGACACAAATGCAGATAAAGTAACAAGAGAAGCAACACAAGCAGCAGCATATGAAACTCCACAGAGCCCCCTTGATCACTTTGCTGTTCAGCCACTCAGTACACCCTACAGCTCTAGTGGTGGTGAAGATCTTGGAAGTGACACAAACACCAGGAAATGTAATGTGAAAGATGCCAACAGTAAGACAAGTGCCACACTGAATTCAGAACCAACGAGCAGATCTACAGGGCCTAACACACTTGCTGCAAAAACATCTCCCAAGAAAAGATACCTGAAAAGAACCGCACGAGACTGTTACAAATTCCCAAATCAGAGTAACAATCATCATCAAAAGAAAGACTGCAGATCATTTTCAGACAGAGAAAACACCTTTGCAAACAATGAGTGCAGGCACGGTGTTCAAGAACAGCTCTCATCCAGTGCCACCATGAATGCAGAAGATGAGGTCAAGGCTAAGAGTGACACTGTGCTAAATAATGATGTCCAGGTTAGTTTATCTTTATTAGGAAACCACGTGTTGCTTCCTTCTCAGCCTATGCTACAGGTGAAACATTCAAGGGGTAAATATTGTATTACTGATTATGCAGAAGAATTGGCAGAAACAGTTGTCTCTATGGCAACAGAAATAGCTGCCATTTGTCTTGAAAATTCAAACGGAAAGCAGCCCTGGTTCTGTGCGTGGAAGAGAGGCAACGAATATCTGGTGACCCAGAGTTTGTCATGCAGgagcatgaaaaggaaaaaggaaacccaTGCTAATGGTTCAGTTGTCAGGAAACACAGGGCCCCGAGACTCAGTGAGAtcaaaaggaaaactgatgAACATCCCGAGCTGAAGGAAAGATTGATGAACCGGGTGGTAGATGAATCCATAAGCCTTGAGGACACACCAGATTCAGTCAACATCTTTGCAAACGAAGTGGCTGCCAAGATCATGAACCTCACTGAACTCTCCGTGGTCGATGGCATCTGGCAAGGTCCAAACCACCCCAGGACCAGACTGCACTGTGAAAGATGGAGCCGAGCCAAGGCCTCGAGCTGCGAGAGCATCCCAGAGGAGGACTTGGATTCCAAAGCCTCTTTCAATACCCTGGGGCTAATGAACACTTTTGGGCAGTCTGTGAGCCAGACCAGTTCTGTCTCCAAGCAGTCTAGTTGTGAAAGTATTACAGATGAGTTTTCAAGATTTATGGTGAACCAAATGGAAAACGAAGGGAGAGGTTTTGATTTATTACTCGATTACTAcgcagaaaaaaatgcaaacaacatTTTAACTTCTGCTTTGCAACAGGTTGCCAAGAAAAATGGTCATCTCAATGTAAGACCGAGCTGTCCATCCAAACAGTCCAGCACTGAAAGCATAACAGAAGAATTTTATAGGTATATGCtaagagaaatagaaaaagaaaataaagagaacatATCTTCCCCTCTGAACTCAAAGGACTGGTGTGGCAGTTTGCTACCCCCCTCTCTCCGATCACCTTTTTGCTTTAGGCAGTCATCAATGCCAGACAGCAGATCATCAGGCTCCAGATTAACAGTTAGTGTCCCAGTAAAGGCAAATTCATTAGATGGATTTGCCCACCATCACCAAGATTCCTTAAGTTTACAGCCAGTCAATACCGTGGCTTCTGCAGGTCTTTGCAAGTCTGACTCATGCCTGTACCAAAGATGCAAGACTGACCAGATAACAGATATGCTGATTCATGAGACATGGGCAAGTTCCATCAAATCTCTGATGTGCAAGAACAAAATCATAGCAGATGaggaagaggctgcagagctggatcAGTTCCCCAGCGATTCCTCACCACAGGTGGAACAATATGCAAACAGACTGGCTGCAAATATTGTGGAAACTGGTAAAAATTTAATTGGTGTCCAGCAGGATTCCTGTGATTATACAAGCCAAGAACACGTGCTGGAAAGCAAACATCCCCAAAGTGCAGCTCCCAGTCGATCAAAACTCAAAAGGGATGCAATACATTTGgatgagaaaaaagagagaatcaAGAGTCCTGGGTGCCTCCCTGCAGGTCAGCACAGGGAAGTGCCTTTAATTCAGATTGAAACTGATCAGCGGGATGAGCCAGATAAAGCCTCAGAGTCCCCAGCTTCCTGGCACCCTGCTAGAAAGGAGGATCAAAGCCAAGAAAAGCCCATAGAAGCTTTGGATGAGAAAGACACAGGTTCCAGTTCCCTAAAAAATAG CAACAGTCCTCAGAGCAGAACGGATGCTGAAATCCTAGGAGAGACAAAAACAGCTGAAGAATTTCCAAACCATCTCAGCAGCAGTGAAGAAAGCACTGGCAGCTGGTCCCAGCTTGCTAATGATGAGGACAATCCTGATGACACAAGCAGCTACCTGCAACTCAGCGAGAGATCCCTGAG CAATGGCAACAGCAGTACAACTAGCAGTCTTGGCATTATGGACCTGGAAATTTATCAGGAGAACGTGCCATCTTCTCTTATGACTAA TGAATTAGTAGAAGAAAAGGTTTTCCTTAaagaacagacagaaaatacagagg AAAGCACGTGTGGGCTTTCAGTGGGAACAGCCAATTGTCAAAAAGATCTCCTGGTGATAAACTTTGATCTGGAACCTGAGTGCCCAGACGTGGAGCTGCGAGCCACCCTGCAGTGGATAGCTGCTTCTGAACTTGGAATTCCAACCATCTATTTTAAGAAATCTCAGGAAAACAGAATTGAAAAG tttttagatGTTGTGCAACTGGTTCAACGGAAGTGCTGGAAAGTGGGGGATATCTTTCATGCTGTGGTGCAGTACTGCAAGCTCAGTgaggaaggcagagaaatgCCACCCAGCCTGTTTGACTGGCTTCTGGaattgggttaa
- the SPHKAP gene encoding A-kinase anchor protein SPHKAP isoform X3 encodes MSGRPPPAAAASNFESPLMHEVPEHQSSSTDSSASSLGSSVTACKKILCSNSLLGSTDYWLQNQRTPCQIGFLEDKSESNCASVCFVNLDANSDDCSDEQVKQRLISVSPNLPKLISSINVQPPKENEIVLLSGLASGNLQAEYEVPQCPWLADVCLVQCARGDRKNSASCIIFEINKFLIGLELVQERQLQIEAHVLKPEDDTNCSVSSIEEDFLTASEHLEDDNEADEYKPGHDKLSVSEASSDVKKNKGKGFENLHYRKSRLPIILEGNCINEDNAATRISEAVNVMAEDGTLQPADMSDQEILMQKDLDGRATSSLITTNLMSEVENSCSAHGLEDVSLTEMAKEELVPLYVQETAKQSSKAAGEDSAGIGQTDPPLQNEQATTGEYATNLAESVLQDAFIRLSQSQPTFREEAAVSISVGSSCKPEDGSATRSWNELPKIVIVQSPDSSENVADWPGSAFPSLCHWTESESSAEVSDYLEEEHSNGHGQSALEVALACAATVIGTISSPQAAEKFRRDQEATDSKSGGVGRDELHPESPQVMDGSADTEYSFPSALCGMTQVASAVAICGLGDTKEEKYPAASSGLLSAAQTSAAITLHCSIAIGSSMEKLNHSIAEALLKEASIILTRPNTYKNVGHFMESINGKIIETTARPQVPHTEEVVRDELAQNLSNIILRHSIEEVRKRRLLHPRAEHSSTAKDIFTETANELLFNIIYFTCKKMNDIRQVEECSPLFSEDTNADKVTREATQAAAYETPQSPLDHFAVQPLSTPYSSSGGEDLGSDTNTRKCNVKDANSKTSATLNSEPTSRSTGPNTLAAKTSPKKRYLKRTARDCYKFPNQSNNHHQKKDCRSFSDRENTFANNECRHGVQEQLSSSATMNAEDEVKAKSDTVLNNDVQVSLSLLGNHVLLPSQPMLQVKHSRGKYCITDYAEELAETVVSMATEIAAICLENSNGKQPWFCAWKRGNEYLVTQSLSCRSMKRKKETHANGSVVRKHRAPRLSEIKRKTDEHPELKERLMNRVVDESISLEDTPDSVNIFANEVAAKIMNLTELSVVDGIWQGPNHPRTRLHCERWSRAKASSCESIPEEDLDSKASFNTLGLMNTFGQSVSQTSSVSKQSSCESITDEFSRFMVNQMENEGRGFDLLLDYYAEKNANNILTSALQQVAKKNGHLNVRPSCPSKQSSTESITEEFYRYMLREIEKENKENISSPLNSKDWCGSLLPPSLRSPFCFRQSSMPDSRSSGSRLTVSVPVKANSLDGFAHHHQDSLSLQPVNTVASAGLCKSDSCLYQRCKTDQITDMLIHETWASSIKSLMCKNKIIADEEEAAELDQFPSDSSPQVEQYANRLAANIVETGKNLIGVQQDSCDYTSQEHVLESKHPQSAAPSRSKLKRDAIHLDEKKERIKSPGCLPAGQHREVPLIQIETDQRDEPDKASESPASWHPARKEDQSQEKPIEALDEKDTGSSSLKNSNSPQSRTDAEILGETKTAEEFPNHLSSSEESTGSWSQLANDEDNPDDTSSYLQLSERSLSNGNSSTTSSLGIMDLEIYQENVPSSLMTNFLGLTLREKFIHHEALL; translated from the exons ATCCTCTGCAGTAACAGTTTGCTAGGATCAACAGACTACTGGCTACAGAATCAGAGGACACCATGCCAAATTGGCTTTCTGGAAGACAAGTCAGAAAGCAACTGTGCCTCA GTTTGTTTTGTGAATTTAGATGCAAACAGCGATGATTGCAGCGATGAGCAAGTGAAACAG AGGCTGATCAGCGTCTCTCCAAATCTCCCCAAACTTATCAGCTCAATCAATGTACAGCCaccaaaggaaaatgaaatagtCCTGCTGAGTGGATTAGCATCAGGAAACCTTCAGGCTGAATATGAAGTTCCCCAG TGTCCTTGGCTGGCAGATGTCTGCTTGGTTCAGTGTGCAAGGGGGGACAGGAAAAACAGTGCAAGCTGCATcatttttgaaataaacaagTTTCTGATTGGACTTGAGCTCGTTCAGGAGAGACAGCTGCAGATAGAAGCTCATGTCTTAAAGCCTGAGGATGACACAAACTGCTCAGTGTCCTCAATAGAAGAAGATTTCCTCACAGCATCTGAACACCTCGAGGATGACAACGAGGCTGATGAATATAAACCTG GTCATGACAAACTAAGCGTTTCAGAAGCATCTTCAGAtgtcaaaaaaaataaaggaaagggATTTGAAAATCTTCACTACAGAAAATCCAGGTTGCCAATCATTCTTGAAGGGAACTGCATTAATGAAGATAATGCAGCTACTAGAATCTCTGAAGCTGTGAATGTTATGGCTGAAGATGGCACCTTACAACCTGCAGATATGTCAGACCAGGAAATACTGATGCAAAAAGATTTAGATGGAAGAGCTACTTCATCCCTTATTACTACCAATTTGATGAGTGAGGTTGAAAATTCCTGCTCAGCACATGGGTTAGAAGATGTATCTTTAACTGAAATGGCTAAAGAGGAGCTGGTGCCTCTCTATGTCcaggaaacagcaaaacagagcAGTAAGGCAGCTGGAGAGGATTCTGCAGGTATTGGGCAAACTGATCCTCCTTTGCAAAATGAGCAGGCAACTACAGGTGAGTATGCTACAAACTTGGCAGAATCTGTTCTGCAAGATGCATTCATCAGACTGTCACAGTCCCAGCCCACTTTTAGAGAGGAGGCTGCAGTCAGCATCTCTGTAGGAAGCTCCTGCAAGCCAGAAGATGGATCTGCTACCCGATCGTGGAATGAACTTCCCAAGATTGTCATCGTGCAAAGCCCAGACAGCTCTGAAAATGTGGCTGACTGGCCAGGGtctgccttccccagcctgtgccACTGGACTGAATCAGAAAGTTCTGCTGAAGTTTCAGATTACTTGGAGGAAGAACATTCAAATGGACACGGCCAGAGTGCTCTGGAAGTGGCTCTAGCCTGTGCAGCCACTGTTATTGGGACCATTTCCAGTCCCCAGGCTGCGGAAAAATTCAGACGGGATCAAGAAGCCACGGACTCTAAAAGTGGAGGAGTTGGTAGAGACGAGCTACACCCAGAATCTCCACAGGTAATGGATGGCTCTGCTGATACAGAATATTCCTTTCCATCTGCACTGTGTGGAATGACTCAAGTAGCAAGTGCCGTGGCCATCTGTGGTCTGGGGGACACAAAGGAAGAGAAGTACCCTGCAGCTTCAAGTGGCCTCCTGTCTGCTGCTCAGACCTCTGCAGCCATCACTCTTCATTGCAGCATAGCTATAGGAAGCAGCATGGAGAAGCTCAACCACAGCATTGCAGAGGCACTTCTCAAAGAGGCATCGATCATTTTGACAAGACCCAACACGTACAAAAACGTCGGGCATTTTATGGAATCcataaatggaaaaattattgaAACAACAGCAAGGCCACAGGTTCCACACACTGAGGAAGTAGTCAGGGATGAACTTGCACAGAACCTGTCCAATATTATCCTACGCCATTCTATTGAAGAGGTCAGGAAGAGGAGACTGCTACACCCCCGTGCAGAACACAGCTCAACTGCAAAAGACATTTTCACAGAGACTGCAAATGAGTTACTTTTCAACATTATATATTTCACTTGCAAGAAGATGAATGACATAAGACAAGTTGAAGAGtgttctcctctcttttctgagGACACAAATGCAGATAAAGTAACAAGAGAAGCAACACAAGCAGCAGCATATGAAACTCCACAGAGCCCCCTTGATCACTTTGCTGTTCAGCCACTCAGTACACCCTACAGCTCTAGTGGTGGTGAAGATCTTGGAAGTGACACAAACACCAGGAAATGTAATGTGAAAGATGCCAACAGTAAGACAAGTGCCACACTGAATTCAGAACCAACGAGCAGATCTACAGGGCCTAACACACTTGCTGCAAAAACATCTCCCAAGAAAAGATACCTGAAAAGAACCGCACGAGACTGTTACAAATTCCCAAATCAGAGTAACAATCATCATCAAAAGAAAGACTGCAGATCATTTTCAGACAGAGAAAACACCTTTGCAAACAATGAGTGCAGGCACGGTGTTCAAGAACAGCTCTCATCCAGTGCCACCATGAATGCAGAAGATGAGGTCAAGGCTAAGAGTGACACTGTGCTAAATAATGATGTCCAGGTTAGTTTATCTTTATTAGGAAACCACGTGTTGCTTCCTTCTCAGCCTATGCTACAGGTGAAACATTCAAGGGGTAAATATTGTATTACTGATTATGCAGAAGAATTGGCAGAAACAGTTGTCTCTATGGCAACAGAAATAGCTGCCATTTGTCTTGAAAATTCAAACGGAAAGCAGCCCTGGTTCTGTGCGTGGAAGAGAGGCAACGAATATCTGGTGACCCAGAGTTTGTCATGCAGgagcatgaaaaggaaaaaggaaacccaTGCTAATGGTTCAGTTGTCAGGAAACACAGGGCCCCGAGACTCAGTGAGAtcaaaaggaaaactgatgAACATCCCGAGCTGAAGGAAAGATTGATGAACCGGGTGGTAGATGAATCCATAAGCCTTGAGGACACACCAGATTCAGTCAACATCTTTGCAAACGAAGTGGCTGCCAAGATCATGAACCTCACTGAACTCTCCGTGGTCGATGGCATCTGGCAAGGTCCAAACCACCCCAGGACCAGACTGCACTGTGAAAGATGGAGCCGAGCCAAGGCCTCGAGCTGCGAGAGCATCCCAGAGGAGGACTTGGATTCCAAAGCCTCTTTCAATACCCTGGGGCTAATGAACACTTTTGGGCAGTCTGTGAGCCAGACCAGTTCTGTCTCCAAGCAGTCTAGTTGTGAAAGTATTACAGATGAGTTTTCAAGATTTATGGTGAACCAAATGGAAAACGAAGGGAGAGGTTTTGATTTATTACTCGATTACTAcgcagaaaaaaatgcaaacaacatTTTAACTTCTGCTTTGCAACAGGTTGCCAAGAAAAATGGTCATCTCAATGTAAGACCGAGCTGTCCATCCAAACAGTCCAGCACTGAAAGCATAACAGAAGAATTTTATAGGTATATGCtaagagaaatagaaaaagaaaataaagagaacatATCTTCCCCTCTGAACTCAAAGGACTGGTGTGGCAGTTTGCTACCCCCCTCTCTCCGATCACCTTTTTGCTTTAGGCAGTCATCAATGCCAGACAGCAGATCATCAGGCTCCAGATTAACAGTTAGTGTCCCAGTAAAGGCAAATTCATTAGATGGATTTGCCCACCATCACCAAGATTCCTTAAGTTTACAGCCAGTCAATACCGTGGCTTCTGCAGGTCTTTGCAAGTCTGACTCATGCCTGTACCAAAGATGCAAGACTGACCAGATAACAGATATGCTGATTCATGAGACATGGGCAAGTTCCATCAAATCTCTGATGTGCAAGAACAAAATCATAGCAGATGaggaagaggctgcagagctggatcAGTTCCCCAGCGATTCCTCACCACAGGTGGAACAATATGCAAACAGACTGGCTGCAAATATTGTGGAAACTGGTAAAAATTTAATTGGTGTCCAGCAGGATTCCTGTGATTATACAAGCCAAGAACACGTGCTGGAAAGCAAACATCCCCAAAGTGCAGCTCCCAGTCGATCAAAACTCAAAAGGGATGCAATACATTTGgatgagaaaaaagagagaatcaAGAGTCCTGGGTGCCTCCCTGCAGGTCAGCACAGGGAAGTGCCTTTAATTCAGATTGAAACTGATCAGCGGGATGAGCCAGATAAAGCCTCAGAGTCCCCAGCTTCCTGGCACCCTGCTAGAAAGGAGGATCAAAGCCAAGAAAAGCCCATAGAAGCTTTGGATGAGAAAGACACAGGTTCCAGTTCCCTAAAAAATAG CAACAGTCCTCAGAGCAGAACGGATGCTGAAATCCTAGGAGAGACAAAAACAGCTGAAGAATTTCCAAACCATCTCAGCAGCAGTGAAGAAAGCACTGGCAGCTGGTCCCAGCTTGCTAATGATGAGGACAATCCTGATGACACAAGCAGCTACCTGCAACTCAGCGAGAGATCCCTGAG CAATGGCAACAGCAGTACAACTAGCAGTCTTGGCATTATGGACCTGGAAATTTATCAGGAGAACGTGCCATCTTCTCTTATGACTAA ttttctaGGTCTTACATTGAGGGAGAAGTTTATCCATCATGAAGCACTGTTGTAG